In one Nocardioides sp. NBC_00368 genomic region, the following are encoded:
- a CDS encoding MFS transporter, protein MTTTAQETARAGNLPLVQYATGSLGMGAWVTVPGLLLLYFLTNTLGVAPLVAGLALLVPKVIDAVVHPVLGTLSDREARRHGHRRGVMHWGLLLGLAMIAMFTVPGDLHGTPAALWVASWYIVGNICFAAFQVPYLTTPSDLRVGYHERTRVFMVRMVLLTVGLLAAGVAAPILVADEQRGSYTRMALVFAVVMAATAVIAIRGVRRLNATCGFREPAAHAQSVLADLRLAWDDRDFRLLVLSYLFTGATTHLVLAAVPFYAEHVLGRSGLTAVLMGAFLGPAMVTSPLWLRLSRRLGKQRGLLLAQAIFVLGTLALVAGDRIPVALTVTVVVLLGTSFAGLQLLAFSMVPDAVAAAERRRQSRAGAYTGVWTATEAVGTAVGPYVYSAVLAIGGFAAAVDGESVPQTAGAVDAVLVGFTVVPAVLMAVAWVIQRRCALDQHA, encoded by the coding sequence GTGACCACGACCGCGCAGGAGACGGCACGCGCCGGCAACCTGCCCCTGGTCCAGTACGCCACGGGCTCGCTCGGCATGGGCGCGTGGGTCACCGTCCCCGGCCTGCTCCTGCTCTACTTCCTGACGAACACGCTGGGCGTCGCTCCGCTGGTCGCGGGGCTGGCGCTGCTGGTGCCGAAGGTCATCGACGCGGTCGTCCACCCGGTGCTCGGGACGCTCTCGGACCGGGAGGCCCGCCGCCACGGTCACCGCCGCGGCGTGATGCACTGGGGTCTGCTGCTCGGGCTCGCCATGATCGCGATGTTCACCGTCCCCGGCGATCTCCACGGCACGCCGGCCGCCCTGTGGGTCGCCTCCTGGTACATCGTCGGCAACATCTGCTTCGCGGCCTTCCAGGTCCCCTACCTGACCACCCCCTCGGACCTGCGGGTCGGCTACCACGAGCGCACCCGCGTCTTCATGGTCCGGATGGTGCTGCTCACCGTCGGTCTGCTCGCTGCAGGTGTCGCCGCGCCGATCCTGGTCGCCGACGAGCAGCGGGGCAGCTACACCCGGATGGCGCTCGTCTTCGCCGTCGTGATGGCGGCCACCGCTGTGATCGCCATCCGCGGCGTACGCCGGCTGAACGCCACCTGCGGGTTCCGGGAGCCGGCGGCGCACGCGCAGTCCGTCCTCGCCGACCTGCGGCTGGCGTGGGACGACCGCGACTTCCGGCTGCTGGTGCTCTCCTACCTGTTCACCGGCGCGACCACCCACCTCGTGCTGGCCGCGGTCCCGTTCTACGCCGAGCACGTGCTCGGCCGCTCGGGTCTGACCGCGGTGCTGATGGGCGCCTTCCTCGGACCGGCGATGGTCACCTCGCCGCTGTGGCTGCGGCTCTCCCGACGGCTCGGCAAACAGCGGGGTCTGCTGCTGGCCCAGGCGATCTTCGTCCTCGGCACGCTCGCCCTGGTCGCCGGCGACCGGATCCCGGTCGCGCTGACCGTCACGGTCGTCGTCCTGCTCGGTACGTCCTTCGCCGGCCTGCAGCTGCTGGCGTTCTCGATGGTCCCCGATGCCGTGGCCGCCGCCGAGCGGCGCCGACAGTCCCGGGCCGGCGCCTACACGGGCGTGTGGACCGCCACCGAGGCGGTCGGCACCGCTGTCGGGCCGTACGTCTACTCCGCGGTCCTCGCCATCGGCGGGTTCGCGGCGGCGGTGGACGGCGAGAGCGTCCCACAGACCGCGGGGGCGGTCGATGCCGTGCTGGTCGGGTTCACCGTCGTCCCGGCGGTCCTGATGGCCGTCGCCTGGGTCATCCAGCGACGCTGCGCCCTCGACCAGCATGCCTGA
- a CDS encoding flavin-containing monooxygenase has translation MRKSARVAVIGAGAAGLATTKALLDVGAEVVTYEKGDRPGGLWNQHNSSGLSAAYDSLHLNTSKGRTEFADHPMPASWVDYPSAELVAVYLADYADTFGVTERIRFDTTVVGVEREESGPDRGAWTVTCEDGTTERYDAVVVANGHNWDPRWPAPGYPGRFSGVQLHAHDYRDAKVFRDRRVLVVGMGNSAMDIAVDASYVAASPVLLSARHGVHIVPKYLFGRPADATGGAIAGLPWRIRQRLAETMLRVAVGRPEDYGLPAPAGGLFQNHPTISDTILHRLTHGEVVPRTGIERLDGDHVIFTDGRTDRVDTIVWATGYRVTIPFLSERWLSTDPERMPLHHRVFHLDDPSLAFVGLMQSTGSALPVVEAQAKLVAAHLSGTYALPAEAERRRIADRALREARARWGEKRPAMRIDFDAYLASVPVELKAGRKRLDTGASPFVSRLVPPQPRPANIFTATPDEVTT, from the coding sequence ATGAGGAAGTCCGCCCGCGTCGCCGTCATCGGCGCCGGGGCCGCCGGTCTCGCCACCACCAAGGCGCTGCTCGACGTCGGGGCGGAGGTCGTGACGTACGAGAAGGGTGACCGGCCGGGCGGGCTGTGGAACCAGCACAACAGCAGCGGCCTCTCGGCTGCCTACGACTCGCTCCACCTCAACACCAGCAAGGGCCGCACCGAGTTCGCCGACCATCCGATGCCGGCGAGCTGGGTCGACTATCCCTCGGCCGAGCTGGTGGCCGTCTACCTCGCCGACTACGCCGACACCTTCGGGGTGACCGAGCGGATCCGCTTCGACACCACCGTCGTCGGCGTCGAGCGCGAGGAGTCCGGCCCGGACCGTGGCGCCTGGACGGTGACCTGCGAGGACGGCACGACCGAACGCTACGACGCGGTGGTCGTCGCCAACGGGCACAACTGGGACCCACGCTGGCCCGCGCCCGGCTACCCGGGCAGGTTCTCCGGCGTGCAGCTGCACGCCCACGACTACCGCGACGCGAAGGTCTTCCGCGACCGGCGCGTGCTCGTCGTCGGGATGGGCAACTCGGCGATGGACATCGCCGTCGACGCCTCCTACGTCGCCGCCTCGCCGGTGCTGCTCTCGGCCCGGCACGGCGTCCACATCGTCCCGAAGTACCTCTTCGGCCGCCCGGCCGATGCCACCGGCGGCGCCATCGCGGGACTCCCCTGGCGCATCCGTCAGCGGCTGGCCGAGACGATGCTGCGCGTGGCAGTGGGCCGCCCGGAGGACTACGGCCTCCCGGCTCCGGCGGGCGGGCTGTTCCAGAACCACCCGACGATCAGCGACACGATCCTGCACCGGCTCACGCACGGCGAGGTCGTCCCCCGCACCGGGATCGAGCGGCTCGACGGCGACCACGTGATCTTCACCGACGGCCGCACCGACAGGGTCGACACGATCGTGTGGGCCACCGGCTACCGCGTGACCATTCCCTTCCTCTCGGAGCGCTGGCTCAGCACGGACCCGGAGCGGATGCCGCTGCACCACCGCGTCTTCCACCTCGACGACCCGAGCCTGGCCTTCGTCGGCCTCATGCAGTCGACCGGGTCCGCACTGCCGGTCGTCGAGGCCCAGGCCAAGCTCGTCGCGGCGCATCTCAGCGGGACGTACGCCCTGCCGGCGGAGGCCGAGCGCCGCCGGATCGCCGACCGGGCGCTGCGCGAGGCACGCGCCCGCTGGGGCGAGAAGCGGCCGGCGATGCGGATCGACTTCGACGCCTATCTCGCCTCGGTGCCGGTCGAGCTGAAGGCCGGCCGAAAGCGTCTGGATACCGGCGCCTCCCCCTTCGTGTCGCGGCTGGTCCCCCCGCAGCCGCGGCCCGCCAACATATTCACCGCCACCCCCGATGAGGTCACCACATGA
- a CDS encoding SDR family NAD(P)-dependent oxidoreductase, whose amino-acid sequence MSSLRDAAGLRVLITGASGTFGRALATELSTRGAHVVGLDVAPRDDDPVPVIACDLTDDDAVPAAVTTALGRLGGLDLLINNAGIGGPAPAELAPGTEVRRQLDINLLGTWRVSAACVPALVASRGRVVMVTSRMAVMQLPLAAAYGASKRAMVAYADALRLELGTHVGVTCIYPSAVRSPIHDSTAAAGLSLEGMSSYEPLEGVVETVLRAGLSRRARRDLPTTRRGAVELFLARHLPALTDRIVARTFSARIRSGAFGTAELAAPAVERHAEAGA is encoded by the coding sequence ATGAGCAGCCTGCGAGACGCCGCTGGCCTTCGTGTCCTGATCACCGGCGCCTCCGGCACCTTCGGACGGGCCCTGGCCACCGAGCTGTCCACCCGAGGAGCGCACGTGGTCGGGCTCGACGTGGCGCCCCGCGACGACGACCCGGTGCCCGTCATCGCCTGCGACCTGACCGACGACGACGCGGTCCCCGCCGCCGTCACCACCGCGCTGGGACGCCTCGGCGGGCTCGACCTGCTGATCAACAACGCCGGCATCGGCGGGCCGGCGCCGGCCGAGCTGGCTCCGGGCACCGAGGTACGCCGCCAGCTCGACATCAACCTGCTCGGCACCTGGCGGGTCAGTGCCGCCTGCGTACCGGCCCTGGTCGCCTCCCGCGGCCGGGTGGTGATGGTGACCTCGCGGATGGCCGTCATGCAGCTTCCGCTCGCCGCGGCGTACGGCGCCTCCAAGCGCGCCATGGTCGCCTATGCCGACGCGCTCCGCCTCGAGCTCGGCACCCACGTCGGTGTCACCTGCATCTATCCCTCGGCCGTACGCAGCCCGATCCATGACTCCACCGCGGCCGCCGGCCTCTCGCTGGAGGGGATGAGCTCCTACGAGCCGCTCGAGGGCGTCGTCGAGACGGTGCTGCGCGCCGGCCTGTCCCGGCGGGCCCGGCGCGACCTCCCGACCACCCGTCGGGGTGCGGTGGAGCTCTTCCTCGCCCGCCACCTGCCCGCGCTCACCGACCGCATCGTGGCCCGCACCTTCTCCGCTCGGATCCGGTCCGGCGCGTTCGGCACGGCCGAGCTCGCCGCCCCCGCGGTGGAGCGCCACGCCGAGGCCGGCGCGTGA